A region of Nitrospirota bacterium DNA encodes the following proteins:
- a CDS encoding pyridoxine 5'-phosphate synthase gives MHLGVNIDHVATLRQARKGVEPEPIAAAVIAEFAGADGITVHLREDRRHIQDRDLRLLRGIVRIELNLEMAATQEMFDIAMRIRPDLVTIVPEKREELTTEGGLEVLMNREYLQIYIKNIRDSGIPVSLFINPDIEQIKASQAIGADMVEIHTGIYANAKTSIERQTEFERVRESCRFASKLGFLVNAGHGLNYQNVSLIAGIKELRGLYIGHSIVSRAVFVGFERAVREMKQLIMAGRQ, from the coding sequence ATGCATCTTGGCGTAAATATAGACCATGTAGCGACGCTAAGACAGGCGAGGAAAGGTGTAGAACCAGAGCCTATAGCCGCTGCAGTAATTGCAGAGTTTGCTGGTGCAGATGGTATAACCGTTCATCTTAGAGAAGACAGGAGACATATCCAGGATAGAGACCTGAGGCTCCTCAGGGGAATAGTTCGCATAGAACTTAACCTTGAGATGGCTGCTACACAGGAGATGTTTGATATTGCAATGAGGATAAGACCTGACCTTGTGACCATCGTGCCTGAAAAGAGGGAAGAACTGACAACAGAAGGTGGACTTGAAGTACTAATGAATAGAGAGTATTTGCAAATATACATAAAAAATATTCGTGATAGTGGCATTCCTGTAAGCCTCTTTATAAATCCTGATATAGAGCAGATAAAGGCGTCGCAGGCGATCGGTGCTGATATGGTCGAAATACACACTGGAATCTATGCAAATGCAAAAACATCCATAGAAAGGCAAACAGAATTTGAGAGGGTAAGGGAAAGTTGCAGGTTCGCATCAAAACTCGGATTTCTTGTTAATGCAGGGCATGGGCTCAATTATCAAAATGTATCGTTGATAGCAGGAATAAAGGAACTGAGGGGACTGTATATAGGTCACAGCATCGTGTCAAGGGCTGTGTTTGTTGGGTTCGAAAGGGCAGTAAGAGAGATGAAACAGCTGATAATGGCAGGTAGACAATAG